The Muricauda sp. SCSIO 65647 genome includes a region encoding these proteins:
- a CDS encoding rhomboid family intramembrane serine protease has translation MGGLTEGVKHLLIINVLLFIGVYLYGDQLYEWLALWFFEHPNFRWWQVVSHMFMHGGVMHIVFNMYALWAFGTPLERVWGRNKFLFFYFSAGFGAALLHTGVNYYFVNEGLNAIIGSGISEKEIFDIVSQGKYSPSWYNMASKDTIDSFLSAFNTPAVGASGAIYGILVAFAFMYSEAELMLIFLPIPIKAKYFVPLLILGDLIFGFTNVNTGIAHFAHVGGALVGFIIMWYWKKNQFNQNRWDR, from the coding sequence ATGGGAGGATTGACCGAAGGTGTAAAACATTTGCTGATTATCAACGTACTGCTCTTTATTGGGGTATACCTGTATGGCGATCAGTTGTACGAATGGTTGGCCCTCTGGTTTTTTGAGCACCCCAACTTTAGATGGTGGCAAGTGGTCTCACATATGTTCATGCACGGGGGGGTGATGCACATAGTGTTCAATATGTATGCACTCTGGGCCTTTGGCACTCCTTTAGAACGTGTTTGGGGGCGAAACAAGTTTCTGTTCTTTTACTTTTCTGCCGGCTTTGGTGCGGCACTGTTGCATACAGGGGTCAATTATTATTTTGTCAATGAAGGATTAAACGCCATTATTGGTTCTGGTATTTCGGAAAAGGAAATTTTTGATATCGTATCGCAAGGAAAGTATAGTCCGAGCTGGTACAATATGGCATCAAAAGATACGATAGATAGTTTTTTAAGTGCGTTCAACACACCGGCTGTGGGCGCTTCAGGGGCTATTTATGGCATTTTGGTCGCTTTTGCCTTTATGTATTCAGAAGCCGAGCTCATGTTGATCTTTTTGCCCATACCCATTAAGGCCAAATATTTTGTTCCGCTATTGATTCTTGGCGACTTGATTTTTGGCTTCACCAATGTCAACACCGGAATTGCCCATTTCGCCCATGTGGGTGGCGCATTGGTCGGGTTTATCATCATGTGGTATTGGAAGAAAAACCAGTTTAACCAAAATCGTTGGGATCGCTAA
- the mutL gene encoding DNA mismatch repair endonuclease MutL — protein sequence MADIVRLLPDHVANQIAAGEVVQRPASVVKELVENAIDAKASVIKLIVKEGGKSLIQVVDDGVGMSVTDARLSFERHATSKITSADDLFALHTKGFRGEALASIAAIAHVDMLTRTANDELGTQLRIEGSKVVSQEPVATPKGTSVAVKNLFFNIPARRNFLKSNQVELRHITDEFHRVALAHPMIEFHFYNNGSEFFNLPKTNLRQRIVHVFGLKMNERLVPVDEETQVAKISGFICKPEYAKKSRGAQFFFANNRFIKSPYLHHAVIAAFEGLLKPERVPGYFLYLEVPPNSIDINIHPTKTEVKFDDENTLYAILRSAIKHALGQFSVAPALDFERDPNLDTPYAFQHKGAILPKVTVDADFNPFQEKQKGGGQQTYQKVSTKGWQNLYPGLEGIASQNFELISQETTKEAEELFDERTEKISYEVATFQYKRKYIVTTIKSGMLFIDQNRAHQRVLFEQFLKEMTVNEGISQQLLFPLKLDFSNEELRILKEIKGSLNTMGFSFKESEDGVVVVEGIPLSAEHGDIQRLLNELISNYREDISQGELSQAEILARTLSKALAVKNGEVLATESQLALVNDLFNCKEPMLSPFQKMTYVTISEGDIENKFI from the coding sequence ATGGCCGATATCGTACGACTTTTACCAGACCATGTTGCCAACCAAATTGCAGCGGGTGAAGTGGTACAACGACCAGCTTCGGTGGTCAAAGAATTGGTCGAGAATGCCATTGATGCCAAAGCTTCGGTGATTAAGCTCATTGTCAAAGAGGGGGGCAAATCACTGATACAAGTAGTCGATGATGGAGTGGGCATGAGTGTCACCGATGCCCGACTTTCGTTTGAACGGCACGCCACTTCAAAGATTACTTCAGCCGATGATCTGTTTGCTTTGCACACCAAGGGTTTTCGTGGTGAGGCCTTGGCCTCGATCGCGGCCATAGCACATGTCGATATGCTGACCAGAACCGCGAATGATGAGTTGGGCACTCAATTGCGCATTGAGGGCAGTAAGGTTGTTTCTCAAGAACCGGTGGCCACACCCAAAGGTACATCGGTGGCTGTGAAAAACCTGTTTTTCAATATCCCGGCGCGACGAAACTTTCTGAAATCAAATCAAGTGGAACTTCGACATATCACCGATGAATTTCATCGGGTCGCTTTGGCACATCCGATGATAGAATTCCATTTTTACAATAACGGTTCAGAGTTCTTCAATTTGCCCAAGACCAATTTGAGGCAGCGCATTGTACACGTCTTCGGATTGAAGATGAACGAGCGATTGGTGCCTGTCGATGAAGAGACCCAAGTGGCCAAGATTTCCGGATTCATCTGTAAGCCCGAATATGCCAAAAAGAGTAGGGGCGCACAGTTTTTCTTTGCCAATAACCGTTTTATCAAGAGTCCGTATCTGCACCATGCTGTGATAGCGGCTTTCGAAGGGCTTCTAAAGCCAGAAAGGGTACCCGGCTATTTTCTGTACTTAGAGGTGCCGCCCAACTCCATTGACATCAACATCCATCCGACAAAAACAGAGGTGAAATTTGATGATGAGAACACGTTATATGCCATTTTACGTTCAGCAATAAAACATGCCCTGGGCCAATTCAGTGTAGCTCCTGCACTTGATTTTGAACGTGACCCCAATCTTGACACACCTTATGCTTTTCAGCATAAAGGGGCTATTTTGCCCAAAGTGACGGTCGATGCCGATTTCAATCCTTTTCAAGAAAAACAAAAAGGTGGTGGCCAACAGACCTATCAAAAAGTGTCGACAAAAGGGTGGCAAAACCTGTACCCAGGTCTTGAGGGCATTGCCTCACAGAATTTTGAGCTCATATCACAAGAAACGACAAAGGAAGCTGAAGAACTGTTTGATGAACGAACAGAAAAAATTTCGTATGAAGTGGCCACCTTTCAGTACAAACGAAAGTACATTGTGACCACTATTAAATCGGGTATGTTGTTCATTGACCAGAATCGGGCACATCAAAGGGTTCTCTTTGAACAGTTTTTAAAGGAAATGACCGTAAATGAAGGCATCAGTCAGCAATTGCTCTTTCCGCTTAAGCTCGATTTTTCAAACGAGGAATTGCGTATTTTGAAAGAGATAAAGGGCAGTTTGAACACCATGGGCTTTTCATTCAAAGAAAGTGAAGATGGGGTCGTGGTCGTAGAAGGAATTCCTTTATCTGCCGAGCATGGCGATATTCAACGGCTCTTAAATGAGTTGATTTCAAATTATAGAGAGGATATTTCACAGGGCGAACTGTCACAGGCAGAGATTTTGGCAAGGACTTTGAGCAAGGCTTTGGCAGTAAAGAACGGAGAGGTGCTGGCCACCGAATCACAACTGGCATTGGTAAATGATCTGTTCAATTGTAAAGAACCGATGTTGAGTCCGTTTCAAAAAATGACCTATGTCACTATTTCTGAAGGTGATATCGAAAATAAATTCATATAA
- a CDS encoding riboflavin synthase subunit beta: protein MRNFLKLKKNKSFDYKPRYYKGEGNPFKIEHKLDKFRSTAHTQRGLKNKVTSAFEDLKTEGDKNLKLRFWIIVAILVLIFLFIIDFDLSIFLNP from the coding sequence ATGCGGAATTTTTTAAAGCTGAAAAAAAACAAATCCTTTGACTATAAACCTAGATATTACAAGGGTGAGGGCAATCCTTTTAAAATTGAACACAAACTCGATAAATTCAGAAGTACGGCGCATACGCAACGCGGATTGAAAAACAAGGTTACCTCTGCCTTCGAAGATCTGAAAACAGAGGGTGATAAGAACCTGAAGTTGCGTTTTTGGATTATTGTGGCCATCTTGGTCTTGATTTTCCTGTTTATCATTGACTTCGATTTATCTATATTTCTAAATCCCTAA
- the ribH gene encoding 6,7-dimethyl-8-ribityllumazine synthase, producing the protein MATEGKNLSSYNKDELHDASELRIGLVVSEWNGEITEALYQGARETLIDCGVLEINIIRWNVPGSFELTFGCKKMLRSQQVDAIIAIGSVIRGETSHFDFVCQGVSQGIKDLNVQFDKPTIFCVLTDDTEQQAIDRSGGKHGNKGAEAAIAAIKMATLGQ; encoded by the coding sequence ATGGCCACTGAGGGCAAAAATCTTTCTTCCTATAACAAAGACGAGCTTCATGATGCTTCTGAATTGCGTATAGGCCTTGTGGTCTCAGAATGGAATGGTGAGATCACGGAAGCCTTGTACCAAGGTGCCCGTGAAACGCTCATTGATTGTGGGGTTCTTGAGATAAACATCATTCGATGGAATGTTCCCGGTAGTTTCGAACTTACTTTTGGCTGCAAGAAGATGTTACGGTCACAACAAGTCGACGCCATTATAGCCATTGGCAGTGTAATTCGTGGCGAGACAAGTCATTTTGATTTTGTGTGCCAGGGGGTGAGTCAAGGCATAAAAGATTTGAACGTTCAATTCGATAAACCCACTATTTTCTGTGTACTGACCGATGATACCGAACAACAAGCGATTGACAGGAGCGGTGGCAAACATGGCAATAAAGGTGCTGAAGCCGCGATTGCGGCCATCAAAATGGCAACTTTGGGGCAGTAG
- a CDS encoding tetratricopeptide repeat protein, whose amino-acid sequence MATYKKRGYKPKDKREEAALEQQESTTAEVFSTLDQSASKTEAWVSKNQNYILGGIIAIALGVLGYLAYGRFIQEPKEATASNELYYPQRYFDQALADEATKDSLLTLALNGAEGKYGFLDIIEEYSGTKAANLAQYSAGMAYLQKQQYDEAIKYLEDFTSDDDILGAMAKGAIGDAFSQLNQPEEALEYYEKALGHSTNDFTTPKFLNKAGIIALEQGQKDKALSYFVRIRDEFPNSQEVTNIDVFIGLAEN is encoded by the coding sequence ATGGCGACATACAAAAAGCGGGGCTATAAACCTAAAGATAAGCGAGAAGAAGCCGCATTGGAACAGCAAGAGAGTACTACGGCAGAAGTATTTTCAACGTTGGATCAAAGTGCCTCGAAGACCGAGGCCTGGGTCTCGAAAAACCAGAATTACATTCTTGGGGGCATCATTGCCATAGCACTTGGTGTTCTTGGCTATCTGGCCTATGGAAGGTTCATTCAAGAGCCCAAAGAGGCCACTGCTTCGAACGAACTATACTATCCACAACGGTATTTTGACCAGGCATTGGCCGATGAGGCCACCAAAGATTCTTTATTGACTTTGGCCCTGAACGGTGCCGAGGGGAAATATGGCTTTTTGGATATCATTGAGGAATATAGTGGCACAAAAGCTGCCAATTTGGCCCAATACTCTGCAGGGATGGCCTACCTTCAAAAGCAACAGTATGACGAGGCAATCAAATATTTAGAAGATTTCACCTCTGATGATGATATTTTGGGTGCCATGGCAAAGGGGGCGATTGGCGATGCTTTCTCTCAATTGAACCAACCGGAAGAGGCACTTGAATACTATGAAAAGGCCCTTGGTCATAGTACCAATGACTTTACGACCCCCAAGTTTCTCAATAAGGCGGGTATCATAGCTTTGGAGCAGGGACAAAAAGACAAAGCATTATCCTATTTTGTGCGCATAAGGGATGAGTTTCCCAATTCACAAGAGGTGACCAATATCGATGTGTTTATCGGATTGGCCGAAAACTAG
- the recF gene encoding DNA replication/repair protein RecF (All proteins in this family for which functions are known are DNA-binding proteins that assist the filamentation of RecA onto DNA for the initiation of recombination or recombinational repair.), with product MFLKHLSLVNYKNFSSIDFEFEPTINCLVGENGVGKTNILDAIYHLSFGKSYFNPVSTQNIKHGQDFFVIEGLFKKNQREEKVVCSFKKGQKKVIKRNGKPYEKFSDHIGFLPLVIISPADRDLIIEGSDTRRKFVDGVISQSDKGYLQSLIKYNKVLAQRNALLKYFALNRTFDDRALSIYDEQLSLLGQEIFKKRKQFLESFIPIFQQQYLAIANKEEDISLTYESQLFENDLLPLLKEALEKDRALQYSSAGIHKDDLAFCIKGHPIKKFGSQGQQKSFLIALKLAQFYFIKQQAGTTPILLLDDIFDKLDEHRVAKIVGLVDNDDFGQIFISDTHAERTEKVVKKIHQRYKIFNL from the coding sequence ATGTTTTTAAAGCATTTATCCTTAGTTAATTACAAAAATTTTTCTTCGATCGATTTTGAATTTGAACCGACCATCAACTGTTTGGTGGGTGAAAATGGTGTGGGAAAGACCAATATCTTGGACGCTATTTACCATCTATCATTCGGAAAGAGTTATTTCAACCCCGTTTCGACCCAAAACATCAAGCATGGCCAAGATTTTTTCGTCATTGAGGGGTTGTTCAAAAAAAATCAAAGAGAAGAAAAAGTGGTCTGTAGCTTTAAAAAAGGACAAAAAAAAGTCATCAAGCGAAACGGTAAACCCTATGAAAAGTTCTCAGACCATATCGGTTTTTTGCCACTGGTCATTATCTCGCCCGCTGACCGTGACCTGATCATAGAGGGAAGTGACACACGCCGTAAATTTGTCGATGGGGTCATTTCGCAATCTGACAAAGGGTATTTGCAATCCCTTATCAAGTACAACAAGGTACTGGCCCAGCGCAATGCGCTGTTGAAATATTTTGCCCTCAACCGCACTTTTGATGATAGGGCACTTTCAATTTATGACGAACAACTATCGCTATTGGGGCAAGAAATATTCAAGAAAAGGAAGCAATTTTTAGAAAGCTTCATCCCTATTTTTCAGCAACAATATCTGGCCATTGCCAATAAAGAGGAGGACATTTCTTTGACCTATGAAAGTCAACTTTTTGAGAATGACCTATTGCCCCTTTTAAAAGAAGCCTTAGAGAAAGACCGTGCCCTTCAATATTCCAGTGCCGGCATACACAAAGACGATTTGGCTTTCTGTATCAAGGGCCACCCCATAAAAAAGTTTGGCAGCCAAGGCCAGCAAAAGTCATTTTTGATCGCCTTGAAACTAGCGCAGTTTTATTTCATCAAACAGCAGGCCGGCACCACACCCATTCTTTTATTGGATGATATTTTTGACAAGCTTGACGAACATCGTGTGGCCAAAATTGTGGGTCTGGTCGACAACGATGATTTTGGCCAAATCTTTATCAGTGACACCCATGCCGAACGTACTGAAAAGGTCGTTAAAAAAATTCACCAACGCTATAAAATATTTAACTTGTAA
- a CDS encoding DUF721 domain-containing protein produces the protein MAKRQNEHLSLADALKEFIVENKLQKGMNKVDVRNAWTSLMGNGVNNYTTSVDLINDTLYVSLSSSVLRQELSLGKSKIIAMLNEELGKEIVKKLVLR, from the coding sequence ATGGCAAAACGACAAAACGAACATTTAAGTCTTGCAGATGCCCTGAAAGAATTCATCGTTGAGAACAAACTGCAAAAGGGCATGAACAAAGTCGATGTTCGCAATGCATGGACAAGTCTTATGGGCAATGGGGTGAACAACTATACCACTTCGGTCGATTTGATAAACGACACCTTGTACGTTTCCCTTTCTTCTTCTGTGCTCAGACAAGAGCTTAGCTTGGGCAAGTCAAAGATCATCGCGATGCTCAATGAAGAATTGGGGAAAGAAATCGTCAAAAAACTGGTGCTACGATAA
- a CDS encoding nucleoside-diphosphate kinase yields MSGNRTFTMIKPDAVENGYIGAILEKITAAGFKIVAMKYTQLSKRDAREFYAIHRERPFFGELVDFMTRGPIIAAILEKDNAVDDFRALIGATNPQQAAEGTIRKLYATDIAENAIHGADSDENAAIEGAFHFSGREIF; encoded by the coding sequence ATGTCAGGAAACCGGACCTTTACCATGATAAAGCCAGATGCCGTTGAGAACGGCTACATTGGTGCCATCTTAGAAAAAATAACGGCTGCAGGCTTTAAAATCGTAGCCATGAAATATACGCAGCTAAGCAAAAGGGATGCCAGGGAATTCTATGCCATTCACAGAGAACGTCCATTCTTTGGTGAACTGGTCGATTTTATGACCCGGGGGCCTATAATTGCCGCGATTCTTGAAAAAGATAATGCCGTTGATGATTTCAGGGCGCTGATCGGTGCTACCAACCCACAGCAAGCCGCTGAGGGCACCATTCGAAAGCTATACGCCACTGATATTGCAGAAAATGCGATACATGGTGCCGACAGTGATGAAAATGCGGCTATAGAGGGCGCTTTTCACTTTTCAGGAAGGGAAATTTTTTAG